A portion of the bacterium (Candidatus Blackallbacteria) CG13_big_fil_rev_8_21_14_2_50_49_14 genome contains these proteins:
- a CDS encoding UMP kinase has translation MPTSSELTEDLKTQAQGPVFKRILIKLSGEALMGNRGYGIDPAVVHSVALQIKAVVSHGVGVSIVVGGGNIFRGLAGSAAGMDRTTADTVGMLATVMNALTLQDALEKEGVITRVQTAIEMSKVAEPFIRRRAIRHLEKGRVVIFAAGTGNPYFSTDTGAALRAAEINADVIFKATKVDGVYTSDPVKNPDATRYNQISYMDVIKQEIKVMDTTAISLCMENCIPILVFKLEDENMERAVMGETVGTLVGGKKHE, from the coding sequence ATGCCTACTTCGTCTGAATTGACAGAAGATCTGAAGACCCAAGCCCAAGGCCCCGTCTTCAAACGGATTCTGATCAAATTGAGTGGCGAAGCCCTGATGGGAAACCGGGGCTACGGAATTGACCCTGCTGTGGTACATTCCGTAGCCTTGCAAATCAAGGCCGTTGTCTCTCATGGCGTAGGCGTTTCAATTGTCGTCGGCGGGGGAAATATCTTCCGCGGACTGGCAGGAAGCGCAGCAGGCATGGATCGCACCACCGCCGATACGGTCGGCATGCTGGCAACCGTTATGAATGCTCTGACCCTTCAGGATGCGCTCGAAAAAGAAGGGGTCATTACCCGCGTACAAACCGCCATTGAAATGAGCAAGGTCGCCGAACCCTTTATTCGTCGCCGGGCGATTCGCCACCTTGAAAAAGGGCGGGTCGTTATTTTTGCAGCAGGAACCGGCAACCCCTATTTTTCAACAGATACAGGCGCAGCTTTGCGGGCCGCAGAAATCAACGCAGACGTGATTTTTAAAGCCACCAAGGTAGACGGTGTCTATACCAGTGACCCGGTCAAAAATCCGGATGCTACGCGGTATAACCAGATTTCATATATGGACGTGATCAAACAGGAAATCAAGGTCATGGATACCACGGCCATTTCTCTGTGCATGGAAAATTGTATTCCGATCCTGGTTTTCAAATTGGAAGATGAAAATATGGAACGTGCCGTCATGGGAGAAACCGTCGGCACACTGGTAGGAGGCAAGAAACATGAGTGA
- a CDS encoding glycosyltransferase family 2 protein — protein sequence MKRISVLVPIRNEAQYIERCLHSILNQTLPAEAIEILVIDGLSTDLTPQILSRLQAEEPRIQVLENPAQTAPYAMNIGLRHATGDIWVRVDGHCEIAPDYLALCLQVLEETGAGCVGGRLNNVGETAWARAIAMGMSSPFGVGNALFRYTQTACEVDTLAFGAYRREVLEKVGLFNEALTRNQDDEYNYRVRAAGYRIWLDPRIQSTYYTRGSLPTLWKQYYQYGYWKIIVLREHPGSLQLRHLIPACFVLSLAGALLLSIFSFWGCFLLGAIGGAYCLADLYFSARQAWTQFRYFPALLLIFPTLHLAYGVGFLGALFSFLLGKKLSDYSTKLTR from the coding sequence ATGAAGCGGATCAGCGTGCTGGTTCCGATCCGCAATGAAGCGCAGTATATTGAGCGCTGTCTGCACAGTATTCTCAATCAGACGCTGCCTGCTGAAGCGATTGAAATTTTAGTAATTGACGGTTTGTCGACTGATTTGACTCCTCAGATTCTCAGCCGTTTGCAGGCTGAAGAACCACGGATTCAAGTTTTGGAAAACCCTGCGCAGACTGCTCCCTATGCCATGAATATTGGACTCAGGCATGCTACGGGAGATATTTGGGTACGTGTCGACGGACACTGTGAAATCGCCCCCGATTATCTTGCCCTGTGTTTGCAGGTGCTTGAAGAAACAGGCGCGGGTTGTGTCGGGGGGCGTTTGAATAATGTGGGGGAAACCGCTTGGGCCCGTGCCATTGCCATGGGGATGAGTTCTCCCTTTGGGGTTGGCAATGCGCTTTTTCGTTATACACAGACGGCCTGTGAAGTCGATACCCTGGCGTTTGGCGCCTATCGCCGTGAAGTGCTTGAAAAAGTAGGCCTTTTTAATGAGGCCCTGACGCGCAATCAGGACGATGAATACAATTACCGCGTACGTGCTGCAGGGTATCGGATCTGGTTGGATCCACGTATTCAATCCACTTACTATACCCGGGGATCTTTGCCCACCCTCTGGAAACAATACTACCAGTATGGCTATTGGAAGATTATTGTTTTGCGTGAGCATCCGGGAAGCCTTCAATTGCGTCATTTGATACCTGCCTGTTTTGTTTTAAGTCTGGCAGGCGCATTGTTGCTCAGTATTTTCAGTTTTTGGGGCTGTTTTTTACTGGGCGCTATTGGAGGGGCTTATTGTCTTGCTGATCTTTACTTCTCAGCTCGGCAAGCATGGACGCAATTCCGCTATTTTCCGGCTTTGTTGTTGATTTTTCCGACTTTGCACCTTGCCTATGGCGTGGGATTTCTTGGGGCGCTTTTCAGCTTCTTGCTTGGGAAAAAGCTCTCGGATTACAGTACAAAATTGACCAGGTAG
- the tsf gene encoding elongation factor Ts (EF-Ts; functions during elongation stage of protein translation; forms a dimer; associates with EF-Tu-GDP complex and promotes exchange of GDP to GTP resulting in regeneration of the active form of EF-Tu), translating to MTTISADLVKTLREKTGVGMMECKKALVETSGDIEKAQEFLRKKGLADAAKRGDRTTAEGMIESYIHMGGQIGVILELNCETDFVARNENFKTLAKDIAMHIAASAPQYVSKEEVPADLVNKEKDILMAQPDMASKPENVREKIIEGRIEKFYEQICLMNQPFVKDPSVKIADLVNKSISTIGEKILVKRFVRFSVGES from the coding sequence ATGACAACGATTTCTGCTGATTTAGTCAAAACCCTGCGTGAAAAAACCGGGGTTGGGATGATGGAATGTAAAAAAGCCCTGGTGGAAACCAGTGGAGATATTGAAAAAGCTCAGGAATTTCTGCGCAAGAAAGGTCTGGCCGACGCTGCAAAACGCGGAGACCGCACCACTGCTGAAGGAATGATTGAGTCTTATATCCACATGGGTGGCCAAATTGGGGTCATACTGGAACTCAATTGCGAAACCGACTTCGTCGCTCGCAATGAGAACTTCAAAACCCTGGCCAAAGATATTGCTATGCATATCGCAGCCAGTGCTCCCCAGTATGTATCCAAAGAAGAAGTGCCTGCTGATCTGGTCAATAAGGAAAAAGATATCCTGATGGCCCAGCCTGACATGGCTTCTAAACCTGAAAATGTACGCGAAAAGATCATCGAAGGCCGTATTGAAAAATTCTACGAGCAAATCTGCTTGATGAATCAACCCTTCGTCAAAGATCCTTCCGTCAAAATTGCGGATCTGGTCAATAAGTCCATTTCTACCATTGGCGAAAAGATCCTGGTCAAACGTTTCGTACGTTTTTCTGTCGGCGAAAGCTAA
- a CDS encoding UDP-N-acetylmuramoyl-L-alanyl-D-glutamate--2,6-diaminopimelate ligase produces the protein MKLDTLLQALPALKSAELNPEITGLCYDSRQAKAGSLYACLPGTRADGHQFIPQALAQGAVAVLCQNDWLQQQSDLSPEIAWIGVEETRVALAQLAAAFYDFPSRKLALVGVTGTNGKTTTTHLIRSLLEKAGQATGLIGTLGCFFGASEIPTGFTTPFAPELQQILAQMQQEGAQTVTMECSSHALEQHRLDALEFECAIFTNLTQDHLDYHKTMEAYASAKQILFKHLLKAQGTALLNSDDPYAESFAQSCSGKILRYGFGSEADLRASDPVYGLAGVSYLLHWQGKIWPVRLALPGHYNILNSLAALGAGLVLGQDLPSLIENLAQIPGVPGRLEVVSPANHPFTVAVDYAHTPDSLENVLKTARQFTPGRLLCVFGCGGDRDASKRPLMGKAASELADHAWLTSDNPRSEDPEAILNDILAGIDQPEKVTREVDRQTAIESALQAAQPGDVLIIAGKGHETYQIFKDRTVHFDDREVARQWLERN, from the coding sequence ATGAAACTCGACACGCTGCTGCAAGCGCTGCCCGCTCTGAAAAGCGCTGAATTAAATCCTGAAATTACAGGGCTGTGCTATGACTCCCGCCAGGCAAAGGCCGGAAGCCTCTATGCCTGCTTGCCCGGTACGCGTGCCGATGGCCATCAGTTTATTCCCCAAGCCCTGGCCCAGGGAGCCGTCGCCGTACTCTGTCAAAACGATTGGCTGCAGCAACAATCTGACCTAAGCCCTGAAATCGCTTGGATCGGCGTTGAAGAAACCCGTGTGGCCCTGGCCCAGCTGGCAGCTGCCTTTTATGATTTCCCCAGCCGCAAACTGGCACTGGTAGGGGTCACAGGAACCAATGGCAAAACCACCACCACCCATCTGATTCGCTCACTGCTTGAAAAGGCGGGTCAGGCCACGGGCCTGATCGGCACCCTGGGCTGCTTCTTTGGCGCCAGCGAAATTCCCACAGGTTTTACCACGCCCTTTGCACCTGAGCTTCAGCAAATTCTGGCGCAAATGCAGCAGGAAGGGGCCCAGACCGTCACCATGGAATGCTCCTCACACGCCCTGGAACAACACCGTCTCGACGCCCTTGAATTTGAATGCGCCATTTTTACCAATCTGACCCAGGATCACCTCGATTACCACAAAACAATGGAAGCTTACGCCAGCGCCAAACAAATTCTTTTCAAGCACCTGCTCAAAGCTCAGGGAACGGCCCTGCTGAACAGCGATGACCCCTACGCTGAAAGTTTTGCCCAAAGCTGTTCAGGTAAAATTCTGCGCTATGGTTTTGGCAGCGAGGCCGATCTGCGCGCCAGTGACCCTGTTTATGGTCTGGCTGGTGTGAGCTATCTTCTGCACTGGCAAGGCAAAATCTGGCCTGTGCGTCTGGCCTTGCCCGGACATTATAATATTCTCAATTCGCTGGCGGCCCTGGGAGCCGGGCTGGTCTTGGGCCAAGATCTGCCCAGCCTGATTGAAAATCTGGCTCAGATTCCTGGGGTGCCAGGTCGCCTGGAAGTGGTCAGCCCAGCAAACCACCCCTTTACTGTGGCGGTGGATTACGCCCATACTCCCGACAGCCTGGAAAATGTTTTAAAAACAGCCCGCCAGTTTACCCCCGGCCGACTGCTCTGCGTCTTTGGCTGCGGGGGCGATCGGGATGCCAGCAAACGCCCCCTGATGGGAAAAGCGGCCTCTGAATTGGCGGATCATGCCTGGCTGACCTCAGACAATCCCCGCTCAGAAGATCCTGAAGCCATTCTCAACGACATTCTGGCAGGCATTGATCAGCCCGAAAAAGTCACCCGCGAAGTGGATCGGCAGACGGCGATTGAATCTGCCCTGCAGGCTGCCCAACCTGGGGATGTGTTGATCATTGCCGGCAAAGGCCATGAAACCTATCAAATATTTAAAGATCGCACGGTTCATTTTGATGATCGTGAAGTGGCCCGCCAGTGGCTTGAAAGGAATTAG
- the rpsB gene encoding 30S ribosomal protein S2, whose amino-acid sequence MSVVSMKQLLEAGVHFGHQTRRWNPKMKRFIFDERNGIYIIDLQKTMHQLNEVYDEVKRRAQEGQRILFIGTKKQAKESIQEEALRCGMPSVSHRWLGGMLTNFSTIQKRVSYLKDLKKQEAEGEFEMRTKKEALNLRRKMEKLDRVLGGILEMNELPDAVYIVDPKKEYIAVEEARKLGIPIIGIVDTNCDPDVIDYPIPANDDAIKAVRLISSLMANAVLEGRSMAKDVEDAMMAQAALAEQEAAAPAEEASAEAAAPAEEASAEAAAPAEEASAEEATGVEADAAVVGQV is encoded by the coding sequence ATGAGCGTCGTCTCAATGAAACAACTTCTGGAGGCTGGTGTCCACTTTGGCCACCAAACACGCCGCTGGAACCCCAAAATGAAACGGTTTATCTTTGATGAGCGCAATGGTATTTATATCATTGACCTTCAAAAAACCATGCACCAACTGAATGAAGTCTATGATGAAGTGAAACGTCGGGCCCAAGAAGGTCAACGGATTCTCTTCATTGGCACCAAGAAACAAGCCAAAGAATCCATTCAGGAAGAAGCCCTGCGTTGCGGCATGCCTTCTGTCAGCCACCGTTGGCTGGGCGGCATGTTGACCAATTTCAGCACCATTCAGAAACGCGTAAGCTATCTGAAAGATCTGAAAAAACAGGAAGCTGAAGGCGAATTCGAAATGCGCACCAAAAAAGAAGCGCTGAACCTTCGCCGCAAAATGGAAAAACTGGACCGGGTACTCGGTGGTATTCTTGAAATGAATGAACTGCCCGATGCAGTTTATATCGTCGATCCCAAGAAAGAATATATCGCTGTTGAAGAAGCCCGCAAACTGGGTATTCCCATTATCGGGATTGTAGACACCAACTGTGATCCTGACGTGATCGATTATCCTATTCCTGCCAATGACGACGCTATCAAAGCCGTTCGTCTGATCTCCTCCCTGATGGCCAACGCTGTTCTGGAAGGCCGGAGCATGGCCAAGGATGTGGAAGACGCAATGATGGCTCAAGCTGCTTTGGCTGAACAGGAAGCTGCTGCCCCTGCTGAAGAAGCAAGCGCTGAAGCTGCTGCTCCTGCCGAAGAGGCAAGTGCTGAAGCTGCCGCTCCTGCTGAAGAAGCAAGTGCTGAAGAAGCCACTGGCGTGGAAGCAGATGCCGCTGTCGTTGGACAGGTCTAG
- a CDS encoding esterase encodes MDLEICFKNTLSKRILRLTRFICRHRGVHYLDEESMPRRMEHSVETVGFKFLQPAPEQTHLAGNIRLHRQFFSRYLEFERSIIVYLPPSYKDNPYKRYPVLYMHDGNNVFDPRTSFAGVSWEVNDTVEKLVTQNKLEEIIVVGIYNTPARLYEYTWTPMTLDNEMMQGGHGKKYARFMVQELKQFIDKEYRTLADRQNTAVMGSSLGGLINFYLGRHYSDIFGKIAIMSPSFWWGNGIAYKHAQNYPRDLRIWMDIGVYECGSHQPKANDYVIRQTRMMREALLQNGYEENVNFRYFEDPHGHHNEYSWSKRVHRPLLFFFGKEQQQKPFSA; translated from the coding sequence ATGGATCTTGAAATCTGTTTTAAAAACACGCTTAGTAAACGTATTCTGCGTCTGACACGTTTTATCTGCCGCCACCGGGGCGTGCATTATCTTGATGAGGAGTCCATGCCGCGCCGCATGGAGCACAGTGTAGAAACTGTGGGTTTCAAATTTTTGCAACCCGCCCCCGAGCAAACCCACCTGGCCGGCAATATCCGCCTTCACCGCCAGTTTTTCTCTCGCTACCTCGAATTTGAACGCAGTATTATTGTCTATCTGCCCCCCAGCTACAAGGACAACCCCTACAAACGCTACCCTGTGCTGTATATGCATGACGGCAACAATGTCTTTGATCCACGCACCTCCTTTGCCGGAGTCTCCTGGGAAGTCAATGACACGGTTGAAAAACTCGTTACCCAAAATAAACTCGAAGAAATCATCGTGGTGGGTATTTACAATACGCCCGCCCGACTCTATGAATACACTTGGACCCCCATGACCCTCGACAACGAAATGATGCAGGGAGGCCATGGCAAAAAATACGCCCGCTTTATGGTGCAGGAACTCAAGCAGTTTATCGACAAAGAATACCGTACCCTGGCGGATCGACAGAATACAGCCGTGATGGGTTCCTCCCTGGGCGGCCTGATTAATTTCTATTTGGGTCGCCATTATTCAGATATTTTTGGAAAAATCGCAATTATGTCGCCATCTTTTTGGTGGGGAAATGGCATTGCCTATAAACACGCCCAGAATTACCCCCGTGATCTGCGGATCTGGATGGATATCGGCGTCTATGAATGTGGCTCGCATCAACCCAAGGCCAATGACTATGTAATTCGCCAAACCCGCATGATGCGCGAAGCTTTGCTGCAAAATGGCTATGAAGAAAATGTGAATTTTCGCTATTTTGAGGATCCTCACGGTCACCACAATGAGTATTCCTGGAGCAAAAGGGTGCATCGCCCCCTGCTCTTCTTTTTTGGCAAAGAGCAGCAACAAAAACCATTTTCTGCCTGA
- a CDS encoding ribosome recycling factor, whose product MSEDLQEEVLTIQMEAEEKMEKSLQSIRIEFQSIRTGRANPAILNRIHVEYYGEPTPLQQLASVSVPEPRMLVIQPYDKSALQEIDRAIQKSDLGISPSNDGKVIRLNIPPLTEERRREFVKLAKKIAEDGKVAVRNVRRDAIEHIKKLEKDKHLPQDQSKDHQEEVQKLTDRFIDALDKAAADKEVEIMEH is encoded by the coding sequence ATGAGTGAAGATCTTCAGGAAGAAGTACTGACTATTCAAATGGAAGCCGAAGAAAAAATGGAGAAATCTCTCCAAAGTATTCGGATTGAATTTCAATCGATTCGTACAGGACGTGCCAATCCGGCGATTTTGAACCGGATCCATGTGGAGTATTACGGAGAGCCCACTCCCTTGCAGCAATTGGCCTCTGTTTCTGTTCCTGAACCACGGATGCTGGTGATTCAGCCCTATGATAAAAGTGCCCTGCAAGAAATTGATCGGGCGATTCAAAAATCAGATTTGGGCATTTCACCTTCCAATGACGGCAAGGTGATTCGTCTGAACATTCCGCCCCTGACCGAAGAACGCCGCCGCGAATTTGTCAAACTGGCAAAAAAAATTGCCGAAGATGGCAAAGTGGCTGTGCGCAACGTGCGCAGGGATGCCATTGAGCATATCAAGAAGCTGGAAAAAGACAAACATTTGCCCCAGGATCAATCCAAGGATCATCAGGAAGAAGTTCAAAAATTGACAGATCGCTTTATTGACGCACTGGATAAAGCTGCGGCAGATAAAGAAGTCGAGATCATGGAACACTGA
- a CDS encoding carboxypeptidase, translating into MSKQFRTSFRMALASVALMVGCSAQTGLLPLNNTGNPALRANAVNPKQQVLSANFEPSFQNSFMTARPMARTGNTVVKVSYQNNAQVSQLAELGMDIWMVTPKYVLGQVNDAVFQRLQLSRLNFSLISPERGMSAQNTFDPQYHTYDEMLAELKQVAQQYPQISSLHDIGDTWQKVHGEGNRDLWALHITGPGEGSQKPGIVFFGNHHARELVTVEIPLHLIHLLLENYGKDPQITELVNTRDIWIVPMVNPDGHLQAEKGDNWRKNMNANDGNRYRGVDLNRNYGHHWNSGGSSSSPSSDTFMGKAPFSEPETQAVRNFVSAHSNLKIMMSYHSFSNLILWPWGYTKQRVNSPKLVEMGQKLGKMTGYVPEQASDLYVASGITDDFTFGEKGLMSFTTEIGSWGDGFDPPYSRVAQFWNENRDAALYLIDTAGKL; encoded by the coding sequence ATGTCAAAGCAATTTCGCACTTCTTTTCGTATGGCCCTGGCTTCTGTTGCCCTGATGGTGGGCTGTAGTGCCCAGACCGGTCTTTTGCCACTGAACAATACAGGCAATCCCGCTCTGCGCGCCAATGCGGTTAATCCCAAGCAGCAAGTCCTGAGCGCTAATTTTGAACCCTCATTCCAGAATTCTTTCATGACGGCGCGCCCCATGGCCCGCACTGGCAATACGGTTGTCAAAGTTTCTTACCAGAACAATGCGCAGGTCAGTCAATTGGCTGAATTGGGCATGGATATCTGGATGGTCACCCCCAAATATGTTTTGGGTCAAGTCAATGATGCAGTTTTTCAGCGTCTGCAACTCAGCCGTTTGAACTTCAGCCTGATCAGCCCCGAGCGCGGCATGAGCGCCCAAAATACGTTTGACCCGCAATACCATACCTATGATGAAATGCTGGCAGAACTGAAACAGGTTGCTCAGCAATATCCCCAGATCTCCAGCCTGCACGATATCGGTGATACCTGGCAGAAAGTGCATGGAGAAGGCAACCGTGATCTGTGGGCCCTGCATATCACCGGCCCAGGTGAAGGCAGTCAGAAACCTGGCATCGTTTTCTTTGGCAACCACCACGCACGTGAATTGGTGACCGTTGAAATTCCCCTGCACCTGATTCACCTTCTGCTCGAAAATTACGGCAAAGACCCCCAGATTACTGAGCTGGTCAATACCCGCGATATCTGGATTGTTCCCATGGTCAATCCAGACGGTCACCTGCAAGCTGAAAAAGGCGACAATTGGCGTAAAAACATGAATGCCAACGATGGTAATCGCTATCGCGGTGTTGATTTGAACCGCAACTATGGCCATCACTGGAATTCAGGCGGTTCTTCCTCCTCTCCCAGCAGTGATACCTTTATGGGGAAGGCTCCTTTCTCTGAGCCCGAAACCCAGGCTGTTCGTAATTTCGTTTCTGCGCATTCCAATCTCAAGATCATGATGAGCTATCACAGCTTCAGCAATTTGATCCTCTGGCCCTGGGGTTATACCAAGCAGCGCGTGAACAGTCCCAAACTGGTTGAAATGGGTCAGAAACTTGGTAAAATGACAGGCTATGTTCCTGAACAGGCCTCTGATCTGTATGTTGCTTCCGGAATTACCGATGACTTCACCTTTGGTGAAAAGGGCTTGATGTCCTTCACCACTGAAATTGGCAGCTGGGGCGATGGCTTTGATCCCCCCTACTCCCGTGTGGCTCAGTTCTGGAATGAGAACCGTGATGCAGCACTGTATCTGATCGATACTGCTGGCAAACTCTAA